The nucleotide sequence AAATGGTCTGAAGTTTATTCAAATCTCGATGTAATAGTACTTGAGTagacaaaaagagaagaagggtgAGCTACTGTCTCACTAAAACCTGTCAATCCTGGACACAGATTTTGCTTAGGGAGctctttcatttctgttctCCTTTGTGGAATTTGACGAGAAGAGGTTCCTTGCTGGTAGCCTCCCCCCTCCCTTTTGACTCTTTTGTTAGTTGATATTTATAAGTATTTACCAAAGAGCTGCCAAAGTTTATTGAGATTTGAATGTTGAGAAGTATTGTTTAGAAGCTGTTTAATTTATAACAGAGGCTATGGGTATTTGTAAGGCTTATATTTGAATTTGAGGCACAACAAAAATAGTTTACtttcaaaatggaaacaaaacttTGCGTATTAATATATTCAATTAATCTCCTGTGTCAGTACATTTCAGTCACTAAATGCTATTGTGATATACACTCGCTAGCACTAATTCAGAATAATTGTTCCATATCATCCATTTATTCATTGCTATTTTAattatacttatttttttttttccaaaaaattgGAAACAGCTGATATAGCAAGCTTTCCTTCAGCCTCTGGGAGAAAGTCCCCTTTGGCTTTTCAGATGCAAAACAGTATTTACCAGTTGCAGACTAAGTAGTCTGCCAACCAGGGGGCGAAACAATGCACTTGGATTGTATTTAGAGTAGTGAAATATCCCAGGCCAGCAGGCTTTTTACATCCTCACATGCTCTCACAACCACGATCCATGAAATAATCCCTGTTCCTTCGGACAGCCCCTGGTGAGCCACGAGCTGCAGCCGCCTAGAGGAGTGATAGTGAGTTTTCCATTGCGcttcttccccttctgctcCTTCCAGTTGTACGTGGGCAACAGCAGTGCTACTGCTTGTGCTTTGGTGTGTGAGTTACCTTGTTCTATGCTGTTGCTGCAAACATCTGTGTGGTTGGTGTTCTGGAGTATTCTTACATTAGCAAACCAAATTCATGGGGGAACTTTTGCTAGTGGGAGTCGCGTGATAAATATGTTGTCAAATATTTAATTGCAGTGATTAAAAGATACCTGTCTTAACTGTACCTGGCGTGTGCGGCCCCTCTGCACTTCACAGGACTGTGGGGACCACAGGGAATGCTCAAAAATTCCTctttgtgcatgcgtgtgtgtgtatatatatttgtgtgtgtgtgtgtgtgtgtgtgtgtgtaactgTAGTAAGGCCCCACCACGTGTTGACAGGAGCAATGAGCAACAGCAGACACTCTGAAAACACAGAGGATGGAGATGAGACCCACTCACCACGTGTCCCTGGACTCTCAGTGTTCTGTCCCAGTGTTCCTGCTCACCTGTCCAGTGCTGTATGCCCCGGGACACCCAGGTATGCCTGAAATATTCCCACCTTTATGGTCTGGGTGGTCATTCTCTCTCTTCGCCCCCATGTTAGCAAATCCTCCTGAATCGTCAGGGTAAATAAAACCTGCTGCAACAGTCTGTTGTTGTCAGCCAGTCAGGCGTTACCTTATTCTTTCTATTTATTGGCCAGGGACTGTGTGCCTGATAAAATTCCAGCATCCACACAGAAGCCTTTAGagaagttttttatttatttatacatttttagtAAACAAAGTCATTCATGATCATTGGTTCTACATTAACATCATTACCTTTCATTAATTAGTATTCTGTCATTTACTGGTTATTGATTTCTCACTTCTTATTCCAGTTAGTCCGTACTTTTAGTGTTATTATTGTCTTTCCCTTCAGTAGGGAATGTTCAGTGCGCTCAGTGAGTTTTTATCTGGTAGTTTCTGTAGAGTGTCCTTGTGATCCATCAATTCTGCATCTAGATGCCCAGCCTCACCAGTCCCTCTCTCTCCTGGGCCTTGTTCATTGGACCTATCAGAATTCGCTTCTTGGGAATGTTTCCCAAGCTCTCCCCACAAAAGTAGCTTACAGCAACTTTGCTAAATAGTGGCTGAgagtaatttatatttatattcatgtaTGCGACGATTAATCAAAGCAATTAATTGAACAGGAATGTAAACCCGAACTGCGGTTCTAAGGCGCTGTAGCGTGTCCGAGGCCGGGCAGGGCGCGCGGCCCCTTTAAGCGGCTCCCGTGCCCTCACGGGGGACCGGAAGTGGAAGCCGTCCCGGCACCGGCGCCGTCCCGGCGGGTCCGGAAGGATCCCGGCGCTACCGGCGGGGGCGGCAGCGGCCCCCCCCCGCCTTCTCAGGGCCTCCCGAAGCTCCGGGCGCGGCCGCTGTCCGCGCTCCCTCCCCGCCGCCGGTATCCAGGGACTCGGCTCCGTTGCTGAGGGGCCGGCCCGGCGCGGCCATGGTGCGGCTGCACGTCAAGCGCGGCGGCGAGAGTCAGTTTCTGCTGGAGGCGCCGGGCAGCGCCCGCCTGGCCGAGCTGGCGCCGCTCGCCGCCCGCATCCACAACGGGCGGCTGAAGGTGCAGCGCCTGTGCTCAGGTACCGCTTGGGGCCGCGGGGGTCCCGAACGCGCCGCCCTTGTGCTTAACGGGGCCCCGATCGCACAGCGCAACCGCGTCTCCATGCCCGGCTGCGGTGTGTTAGCGAGGGCGCTGCGCAGCAGCGCTGGAAACACCCGCTGCGCGTGGCGGTAATCGCTGTTTAAATCGGGGAATCGCGCAATGGTGTGGTTTGGGAGGGACCTTAGAGCTCACGCAGTCCCAcccccccctgccatgggcggTACACCTTTCACTAGCCCCGGTTGCTCCAAGAGCAGTCCTAGGAGCGGCGTGGCCTTGGACTCTTACAGGGTTtcaggggcaggcacagcttctgtgggcaccctgtgccagggcctccccactcTCTCCTCAGtgtcccatctaaccctgccctctggcagtttgaagccattccgCCTTGTCCTCTTACCCTAGTGGTAAAGTCTAGTAAAAATAGTCTAGTATCAAGTCCTCCTTCAGGACACTGTGAAGTGCTCCCTCGGGACCAGCAGTGCTGCAACGTGTGAGTGAGGCTCTACTGGCCGCCACCAGGATTCCCTGCCATGCAGTGGAGCCAGTGACGTGTCTGAGTTGGTGCCGAGttcacttctgaggcagcttcaTGAAACATTTCCCGCCCCACCGTGGTGCATGTTTATATCCCTTACTGTTTGTTCCCTGTACCTGCCTGTTTAAAAACTAAAAGGTAAGGGCAAGGCTTACCTGCATGTACATCATGTGAAAAGCTGTTATAAATGGACTGTAGTAACGGGGACTTTTAATCTTGTTCTCTAAACACGCTAAAGAGAtggaggagctggcagagcatggTATTTCCTTACCTTACAATATGCAAGGATTGACAGATGAGCAGATCAAAGAGCTGAAGTTAAAAGATGAGTGGGCAGAGAAGTGCCTTCCAAGCGGTGGAAGCATCTTCAGGAGGGATGAAATGGGGCGAAGAAATGGATTTGGTAAGTCAAATGTCAGTGCTTGTTTCTTTCCATTCAGACACAGACAATCCGTAATAAAACAGGGAACAACAAATCCCTAATTCTGGAATGGAATAGCCAAACTGTAAGTTCCACACACACGGGAATTCTGTTTTGGGTTAGAGAATCTGGGGTAGTGCTGATGAACAAGCCTAGAGAGCAGTATCTCCCTTCAGCCCATAAACAATCACCAGGAGCAAGTTTGACTGTTCCAGTTTAGTTTACTCTTCCCATTTGTGAATGTACAATTGAGAACTATTTTTTGCCAGGGGCTCCAAGATACATTAACAAGTTGTTTTTGTagtatttctccttttttttacaTTCGCTGGGATTTGGTTTCACTGAGGGTGTGTTTGTAAGCCTTGTGATGCTGACAGAGTTAAAGAGTATTGAACAGCGTGTGTGTGCGAGCCAGACCAAGTACCATCAATTGATGCACTCAAGTGGGACGTAAACTGGATGAGTATGctttatttggatttttgttcTTGAGGACAGGTTTTTTACAGCAGTTAAAATAGATAACTGTGATATGATACGTACAGTATATTTGCGAAACTGCCTTCACTGTAAGATTGAGATTTCagttagaaaagaaaaatcagaaaactgcAAGCTGTTATGCCCAGTTAAAGCATGTCTTCCAGTACAGCCCACAGCAGtccagcagggaaggagccTTGGTTTGTTGTGGAGGGTGTATGGGATTATGGCTGTTGCTTTCTAATGAGGACCTTTGTCCCAAATGAAGTTAcggatcatagaatcacagaataatttgggttggaaaggaccttaaagctcatccacttctgctgccatgggcaaggacatcttccactaggcttagattgctccaagccccatcctgcctggcatgggacacttccaggaacgGGGCGAATGCCACTCGCGTGTCTTTGGGAAAAGTTGTTTGTCCTGTCCAGAAAAGTACTGCCTGTTTCTGAAGGTAGTAAGACATACAGGAATGAACTATCTAATTGGTAAATAGGCTGCAGCCTAGGGGTGTTTCTCCTGTTTATGATTTAGTACTGCTTCATTTGCTCACAGCAGAGTCTGGACAGGATGTGTGCTTGGTTTCTTTACAGTAAGCATAGACTATGAAATATGTCTCTTACTTGTAGCTCCAAATGAAAAAATGCAGCAAGTTATAAAGAAGACAATAGAAGAAGCCAAGGCACTAATCTCTAAGGTAAGTTTCCTTAACTGATTCCTGAGGCTTTCCCAGAAAGTGCTGTCGAGTTCGGCATCTTAAATAAAACCAGACTTGGTCAGTGGGAAGGCTGACAGTTGTTGAGAAATGCCATGAAGTGATGTGAATAGTCTAATAAAACCTGACgttttggttaattttttttttaaggcttttgGAAATGGTTCAACAGGTTAAGGAATCAGATAGTAAACTCCAAGGGAATGCTGGCAGCCGAGCCCATGTGGAGTGATTAAATTGCGTTCAGTTTTGTCCTTGCAATTTGCTATTGATGTATTCTTTGGGTGAATGCTTGTCGTGCTTTCTGGTGAAATAACTGCATTCTGTGCTGTTCTCGGAGTTAATGAAGCCTTTTGACTTTTATGTGTAATTAATTGAAAGATGTGTTCTAATCTCTTAgattatcacagaatcacagatggtttggtttgctttggaagggaccttaggactcatccagtcccactccactgccatgggcaccttccactagaccaggttgctcagagctcaaTCCAGCCgggccttgagcacttccagggatgggacagggctTAGGCCTTGGGTTGACAAGCACTTGGACTcatgctcagtgctgctgagcGTGTGTGTTCAAAGGCAAGCCCTAGGTTTGCCCTGGTGGGACGGTGCCCTCAGGCATTCAAATTGACATTTCCAAATCTGTAGGTGCTCCGTGTTGTGCTTCCGCTTTTGTACGGCTTTGAAACGCGAATTTAGTGATATTTCTGGATGGAGTTAAGGATAGTTTGGGAAGTGGTTTGTTTGGCTCACCACTTTATAatgacaaaaaagaagaaacgCGCCTGTCTATTTGAGGTTGTACTTGCCGGTTAACCGGATCAAGAACGTCCACAAGGGGGCAGCGTTCCCTTACCCTTAGTGCTTAAGAACGCGTTAGCTCTGCGGGGAAGgcatgcatttattttcttccagatgTGGGTTCGAAATGATCTCAAGTGCTTGGCCTTACAGATCTCTGCATGAGCTGCGCAGAGCTTTACACTTCTGCTCACAcgtgctgttgttttgttttttttctcaagttttaAGACCCTTCTCTGTCCCTCACCTGAATTTTACTGGCTTGAATCATGTTCATGAATCACAAATGCTTGGAGCCAAAGCATCCTTGTCTGGTATCTGTGGTCATATGTGTCCTGGTTTGAGTCCTGCGTTCCACAGGCATTTGTCTCCTGCACAGTTTAGTGAAGGTCTCAGTTTGTTGTTTCTTCTCCTACCCCACGTAAGCAGGCTaaacagaggggacagaggtgagagaTGTACTCCCAAGTCAGTATTCCAGTGGGGAAATTTGCACTCCTAATGTCTTTGTGCAGCCTGTTGGCTCTGCTCAGATATCCCATCACCTAACCTTTGAACTGGCCACAAAGCAAAGTCTTCCTGCAGGTTTGCTTCTATTGCCAATCATGCTGTCTGTATTTCAGAAACAAGTTCAGGCCAACGTGTGTGTTACTATGGAGATGGTGAAAGATGCGTTGGAGCAGCTCCGAGGGGCTGTGATGATTGTGTATCCAATGGGATTGCCTCCACATGATCCAATTAGGATGGAGTTGGAAGATAAAGAAGACTTGTCAGGAACTCATGTATGCAGTAATGTATTCCCATTATATGTCGTCCTGGGTTAAGCATGGGCTGTGCTGTTCTTCATCTTATCAGTCAAGGTTGTTTTCACCTCCAGTGTGGAGACTCTGTTGCCCGAAATGTTTATGTTAGATCAAGATTATAtggaatataaattaaaatgccATACATGAGTACGAAGAGAAAGATGTAGAGTGTAAAATTCCACTTCATGTTAGGAACTCTGGAATTatgtttttcccccagaaaaagaaatctggttttgaaaaaaaagttcgagaaacaaccccagctcttttccctgtttatttTGTCACAGGCTGCAACTGAAGTTGTGAAAGAATCAGAAGCACAGTTATGGTGGGCAGGAAAGCAATTGGAAGAAACGAAGTTGCTCTCTGACTACGTaggcaaaaatgagaaaactacCATTATTGTCAAGATCCAGAAAGTGAGTATTGCTGGGAGAGTGCTCTACACGTTCCTCACCCTTGGTAGTCTATTCTCTGTGGAAGAAAACTAGCTGAAGGTAGGAGTATAAAATGGATTAGATTAGTTCCAGCTTGAGCATCTTAAAACTGTACATCTATTTTAAGGTTAGAATAGATTATACTCTGAGTTTTTCTTTAGTAAATTCCTTAGCCTGTCAGTTACATACTGTAGCTGCTGTTTCTTGCTCCATAGTATTTTTGTGAAGTACAACAAAGAGGCATTTAAAGAATAGATGAAATGCAAACTGAAACGTTGTGTGGCAAATGTTGCCACCTGCAGTGGATTCTGCGGTGCATCCCTGACAGGTAATTCAGGTGATTTATGTGTTTGTCACTTAGAAGACCagatttgctttctctttcctctcagGGTCACTGGGAAATGGTGTGGCATGTCAATAGCCACTGAAGCGTAGGCTCCCGGGAATGTTGTCTAGCGTTGTTTAGTTACTTGCAGGACTTGCTCAAAGAGCGAGAGCAGTACGGGGGTTCCTCTCTGCCTAAACCGCCTCAGACCCTGTTTGTTCTTGAGAGCATCCTCTGTCTCCATGCAAGACACTGTGTTGGCAGTTGCTTACAGCAggtgttttctgctttgtccATCATTTCTTCCAGGAGCACAGTTGCCTGGATaagaaatttccttttatttgcaGTGGTTTGTAACTCCCTTACTTACCTGCTTTACTGAATCTTATGTCATCCTGTGTCTGTATCAGTAGGGGAGCTAAAGATATGAACCCATTCAGAGGTACCTAGAGTGACCTTAAAACAGACTTATTGTGTCTTTAAGAGTGGAAATTTAGGTAAAATAGACTCAATCCTCTTTTCACTTTCCACTGATGTCCACAAAATTGACATCATGATTCAGGTacagagatgaaaaaataaacctCACTTAAACAAatagccctggcacagggtgcccagagaagctgtggctgcccctggatccctggaagggcccaaggccaggctcgacagggcttggagcagcctgggacaggagaaggtgtccctgcccataggcaggggcttggaattaaatgatcttcaaggtcccttccagcccaaaccattctgtgatgctatgaatgcagccacagtttctcaacatttattttcctgtcctAAGGGACCTTACTAAATTCAAGCAGTCCTGTTGtctgaagaaatgtttttgatGTCTTTGTGTAGCAGCTTCTCCTTTGTATCACAAATGCCATCAGCAACATTTACAATTACCCTTCCAGAAAGGCCAAGGAGCTCCGGGGCGGGAGCCTGTGATCAGTCATGAAGAGCAAAAAGAGATGATGCTGTACTACTACAggaagcaggaggagctgaaggtAAGTGTTCTTTGgtgccccagagctgggctgctccGACAGAGCTCAGGCTGCGTCCCTCACcgcctccctcccctctctgccGCAGAAactggaggaggaggacgacgactcatttctaaatgctgagTGGGCAGACAGCCATGCTCTGAAAAGGCAATTCCACGGTGTAAAAGACATCAAATGGGGTCCCAGATGAAGCTCTGCAAACCCCTTCTTAAGCTGCTCAGTTGATGCTCTTGTTTGCAGCAAGGAGTTGTGTTGTGTGTGGTAGATTCTTCTGACAGCAGCTGAAACTGTCACTTCTGTGGCCTTAGATGTTCAATAAATCTTCGTATTtctctgtgactgcagcagcacttttctctgcaaaaaaaaatgaacagattCTCTTGAAGTTTGGTATTTTATTAGAAACTTGTGATTTGGATATGGAAATGTCAATCTGTTTCATAGGTAAGAGATGTAGTAAATATGTACTGGAATGTTTGGTGTTGTTCAGAGTGGTCTTTATACTCTCTTCTTTCTTGCATTACTATTAGATGGTGTGCTCTGGAGAAGGTGATTTATTTTATAGGAAATCAGCTTCCCCCAGCTAATCCAGGGAGAACTTAGGTTTTTTTATATGCTTGTTCACATTTCAACATAACTGTTTCCAAATTGTCATTTTGAAATGAGTTAACCTCTTAACAATTGTTTAAAGGAAGTGGGTTTTATATAACCACTACTAACATCCTCGTGCGATgcttcattttcattctttggGTTTAGTTTTTGTTGCTGGTATGTACAGGTTGACAGTAATTTGTATACAAAAGTAAGCATGATTGGCAGGTAGATGGGATAAACCCAAGTTTAATAGGACCAGATCTCTTAGGatggaagttaaaaaaatagtCATAATTTTCTGTATTAGTATCTGTATTGAAGAGAAACCAATCAAGTTGAAAGTCAAGTGTTTGCTGAACTGGCAGCTTGCAGGTTGGATGCAGAAAAGATGATGAATGCAGTTCGGTGACCTATAAATGGTGGTTTTACTTCAATCACcagttttttttacttttaggGAAGTTTGGTGTCTGGCAGTTTTTCTTGAGTCTCAGCTTTACAGTAACATGACTTTttacaaaaagaagaaacagtgTTTTTTAGTTgaaaaacttgaaatattttttatttaaaatttatttagaaTAATTTCACATGGCAAAGGAGGTTTTTAACAAAACACTTCATTCTACCAATTCCTAAGAGGAAAATCAGTGTCCTGGAGCTTGTAATATTCTCATTTCCTCTCTGAAAGCAAGGGAAAAGCAGGCATAGGAAATATTTAACACAGCTTCTGCACCTCTTTGACTTCTGTTCGCTGCTGTGATTGGTGCTGGGTTATTTCTTTAGCTGAGCAGATTTTCCAtagctttgatttttttggagTTCTCACAACCTTGTTTGTGGGTCTGCTGGATTCATTTATTGTGGCTGAAATGAAATGAACTCACTGGAAATCGACTGAAGTGTACCAGAACCCAGGAAAGCCTGTGGGTATTTAACTATCCAAGGAGATAATGAGGTAGGAACACCACACGTAGGTTTGCAACTTTGCAAAAGCGTTTTGTCTTTGTCTTAAACCACTTACTTCTGGAAGTTTGAGAGTAGCCAAACTCTTGTCTCCCTTCCAAATAGAAGATCCATTCTCTCTCAAAGGAGACACAAAGCAGAACATTgctaaaatttttgttttgtggccATGTCAGCATCCTGGTGAATGGAAATGATCTCCACACCTGGTTTCATTCCTTTTGTCCTTTTCACGGTTTTGCTTTCCCACATTGCTTCATTCTCTGCCTCACCCAGGATTCGGAAGGGTTTACTTACTGCTTCCTGCAACCTCACCCAGCGTTCCTGGCAACAAACTTGAGCCTAATTTCAAGGTAGGAGTGGGAAGTTCAAACAGCCACAACAGCACTGCGTGTTGCCTTCCAGCAAGTTCAGATGTTGATGCTGGGTCACGTAATTTCATGTGTGTCATGCTCACAGCCTTGTGTGGGACACGAACCAAATAGTCCAAACAACTTGCAAGCTCTCCTTTGCAGTATTTTCTCCTTAGGCTGCTCTTCTGGGAAATTGCAGGGATTGTCCTGCTGAactccatcccactgccagccctgagtgTCCTTCCTAtagcattgctgctgctgctgctgctgctggtggatACCTCAGCCCTGAGCCTGGAGAGAATCCAGCTATGGCACTTCAGCTGCTGGTTTATTCAGGGCTTGGGACAGCTAAGTGCATACCTCattacttttctgttttgtctaCTGGATGCTTTGGGTGTTGTTTCAGAAAGATCCAAATAATTCCGTATCTGTTTATCAGGTTTTTCCATGTTTGTCTTCATTCTGACTTTCAGACTGCTGTCAACAGTGTACATTTGGAAATGAGGGGAACCACTAATTGACAGCTTTCCCCAATTAGACTTGGAAAGTTTATGCAAAAGAGTAAAATAGCAGTCCAAATTCAGACTATAAATAGTTCAGCCAAAGGAACAGCTCCTGAGTGAAGCTTGACCTCCCACCCAGGAGCACCAgctgcttcccctgctctgctgagttgctcctggtgctggggttTGGACAGGGTTAGTCACTATGTTTGAGGATTTGAGGATCCATTTAGACAGGCATGCATTATTAACcactgcactttttttttctttttttttttctttttttttttttccccctcaaagcACATGAAATGCTCCATCTTGGGAAGCAGCCACTTCTCTGGCACCTGCAGGAGAGTTTTTTACTGTCTGCCTGCCAGTGTATggtggcaggcagggaggaaaatCAGGAGGGGATCAGGCCATCAATTAAATCGCTATTTCAATACAAAAGGTCTTTTTCCTCTAGGGTTGTAAAAGCAAGGAGAGGACTGGGAGTTGGGAAGAGAGAAATGTTTTGTCCCAAGGAAGGGACTAACTTCTAAGCTTCAAACTGGTTTCTGCTGATCGGCTGCCACTGCAGTTGTTTTGCCACCAATGAAGAATGAGGAATGAAGAgcctggtttcagctgggaatCCCAACAAGGGGTATCAGATGGCTGGATGCCTGGATGAAGTGAACAAAGTGGGGAAGGGACCTGCATGCCCAGTGGCAGGAGCAAAGGCAAGGGGCACCAAGTGAAACACGAGAGGGTCCCTTTGAACATCGGGGAGCACTTTGTCACTGTGGGAGTGgccaagcactggcacaggttgcccagaaaggTTGTAGAGTCCCACCTTTGGATGGAGCAGGTGTTCTCCAGGGCCCTCCCCCCCCAAGGGCACGTTGACCTTGCCTAGTCTTGAGCAAAGTGAAGTTTTAAGGAAAGATAACTCCTGGCTTTTGTTAGTATGCCAGCTTATGGGCTGAAACCCCACTGAGCCTTCCCActaaaaaaaggagggaagaagaTGCAGACATTTTAGCTGCCAGACAGATAACTTTGAAAACAGATCAGCTGGAGATGAGCTGGACCCAGGCTCTCCAGAAGGGAGTTTCACCTGGAGTGAGAGTTTTGGGGAGCCCACAAGAGCAGGGGCCCCTggagcccctgccctcagccctgcGGGCCAGAGCCTGCTCCAGTAAAAATAAGAGGATCAGGTTTTTTCCACTAGGATGGTTTGTCAGCAGGAGGAATTGTTGGGATGTAGTCCCTTTGTGTCTGACCAGGAAATGGGTGGCACCTGTCCCATCAGCCAGGAGGAAGGAGCCAGCTCTGGCCCAGAGCCCTCCCCAAAGACAAACTTGCCTTCTTCCTGCGTCAGGACCAGGGCATGGGCTTCTCCAGCCCTAAACCTATGAATCAATATCGTGCACAGCACGATGACTTCCTGCTTGAAAGGGGAGAGCAGTGGCCCAGCGGGATTGCAGCCAGGCGCTTGAGCTGTtcacagcctctcctgcagtTTCCCAGTGCTCTGGACAACCTCAACCCTCTGTCCATCTCCTTAACCTCTCTTCCTTCCGCTGATAGGATGCTAATTGCGGGTGAGATTTTTCCAGTTGAACACAGGATTGTGCCTTAGTCATCCGAGCAagctcccttcctccctttAAAGTTTTTCCAGGCTTAATTTGACTTTGTATCAGTAGGAAATGACAAGTCGTgtcactgttttctttccaagtgTTTCATACTACGGTCTACCTGGACACACAGCATCTGAGTTGGGAAGCACAGTGAACCCATGAAGTATTACCAATAGGAAGTgacatttttcctccttttgttcAGTAAATTCCCTATGGGCTGCAGCTAAAATATTGGAGACATTTTTAAGACAGGAAGACTCTTGTGGTTTCAGCTTAGGTACATTactgatttaattttctctccAACTGAAACCCAATCTGGCTGGTCTTAACAATTTTCAAGTGAAGATTGCAAACTGATAGAAAATCCTGAGACTATGACCTGTGTTCAAGTGCTGGCCCTAACCCTGCTTTACGATGAGAAAAACCCAGTGCATCTTGGGCAGGTCTGTTCTGATGGTTGAATATGTctgcttaaatattttccacttttttttaatattcctaaCCATGCATTTGGCAGTTGATCCCAATTACAGTGAGAAGTAATCCGTACCATGAGTTGAAACTGTAGAGTGTTTTTCAAAGAAGGATTTATAGACAGACAAGGGCATGAAACCCTGCTTTTATtgcatatatttctttttattttacaaataattatATTCACTGATACAAATGTTCCTTCACAGAAGGTAcattctttttttactttttttttaaaaaagggataGAGTGTCATCCAAAATAAGCCATTTATTGTTCattaatataaaatgtattCATATTTCTAGGGGGTGTCATATCCAAACCACTGTTCATCCAAATTTCCTGTATGATCTGCTCCCTGCGCTCAATCCTTTCGGCCagttctgctgcctctgctgagTTATAACCTGAGTAAGAAGGTCTGTAAAGTCCGTCTATGTCGTCCTGGCTGTTTGAAAGGGAGgagtcctcctcctcctcttcctcctgctgttcACTGCTCTGGTAGGCTCTGGCACTCTCTGGCACCAGCTGATCCCTCTTCCTGTGCAGTTTCTGGATGTCCCTAGGACATGACACACAGATCACCAAGGCACACAGTGTGAGGATTAGTCCCACACAAACACTGGACACAAACAGGAGAGCGGCTCTTTCAGGATGATCTGCAGGCAAGAAAGCCAGGGATTAGTCATTTTACAAACTGCCAAGGCTGGTTACAAACCCCCAGCTGCCATTCTTGCAGTGTCCAGTAGCCACAGGGCAACCAAACCTCCCGACACtgacagcccagccctgccagctctgcctcgCTCAACTGCTGAGCAAAAATCCAGTCTGGTTTTAACACTGTAAAATAATAATGTGGCCCCAGCCCTTCAtgagcagctcagtgctgttTTCAACCAGCTGCCAGAACTCTGCACACCTTGTTTGGTCTTTCCAGCCATCCTGCTAAAATGGACCTTGCCCACACAAACAGGGTGGGGTGAGAAGAGCGACTCTGGGCTCGG is from Cinclus cinclus chromosome 2, bCinCin1.1, whole genome shotgun sequence and encodes:
- the CFAP298 gene encoding cilia- and flagella-associated protein 298 isoform X2, whose amino-acid sequence is MEMRPTHHVSLDSQCSVPVFLLTCPVLYAPGHPEMEELAEHGISLPYNMQGLTDEQIKELKLKDEWAEKCLPSGGSIFRRDEMGRRNGFAPNEKMQQVIKKTIEEAKALISKKQVQANVCVTMEMVKDALEQLRGAVMIVYPMGLPPHDPIRMELEDKEDLSGTHAATEVVKESEAQLWWAGKQLEETKLLSDYVGKNEKTTIIVKIQKKGQGAPGREPVISHEEQKEMMLYYYRKQEELKKLEEEDDDSFLNAEWADSHALKRQFHGVKDIKWGPR
- the CFAP298 gene encoding cilia- and flagella-associated protein 298 isoform X1 yields the protein MVRLHVKRGGESQFLLEAPGSARLAELAPLAARIHNGRLKVQRLCSEMEELAEHGISLPYNMQGLTDEQIKELKLKDEWAEKCLPSGGSIFRRDEMGRRNGFAPNEKMQQVIKKTIEEAKALISKKQVQANVCVTMEMVKDALEQLRGAVMIVYPMGLPPHDPIRMELEDKEDLSGTHAATEVVKESEAQLWWAGKQLEETKLLSDYVGKNEKTTIIVKIQKKGQGAPGREPVISHEEQKEMMLYYYRKQEELKKLEEEDDDSFLNAEWADSHALKRQFHGVKDIKWGPR
- the CFAP298 gene encoding cilia- and flagella-associated protein 298 isoform X3 produces the protein MVRLHVKRGGESQFLLEAPGSARLAELAPLAARIHNGRLKVQRLCSEMEELAEHGISLPYNMQGLTDEQIKELKLKDEWAEKCLPSGGSIFRRDEMGRRNGFAPNEKMQQVIKKTIEEAKALISKKQVQANVCVTMEMVKDALEQLRGAVMIVYPMGLPPHDPIRMELEDKEDLSGTHAATEVVKESEAQLWWAGKQLEETKLLSDYVGKNEKTTIIVKIQKKLEEEDDDSFLNAEWADSHALKRQFHGVKDIKWGPR